ACAGAAACAGCAAACTATACTGAAACGGCAAGAAGCACAGTTTAACGAACTACTTCAGAAACAAATGCAACGCCACACACTGTTGGAAGATGTTCTCgccaaacagcagcaacggaTAAATGCCAACATACAGCTAATCATGAGTCAACCGGCCCCAATCGCCTCCCTCCCATTCGGTGACCGAACAACAAGCGAGCTTTCCGCAAACGACTTGAGGCAAGCTACCGAACCAAATGCCCTCGAAAAAGTGGAACTGCAAACCGATGTGAAACGTTTGGAGATGGAGAAGCTGCGTCTCGAGGATATGGTGGCGAACCTGTCTGCGTACCATGAACAGGAGTTGTCGATCCTTGAATCAAgctacaaaaaacaaatgaccTTCCTGGAGGAAAGTCTTCGCATCATGGAAGCACGCCTGAAGCATGACAACAAGCAGTTGGAAAATTTCTACCAAGCCAAAATCACATTCGTCGAACAGGAGAAGCAAAAGCTAATCGCAGACCATGAAGCGAAAGCCCAATCGATGGAAGAGCATCACCGTAAGGTGATCGAACAGCTTAAGCAAGGATATGAAGAAAGTCTCGAACAATTGCGCCAGGATCATCGCGAATCGGTGGCTGCAATACGTGAATCGAAAATGCTCGAATTTTCTGCCATTCAAGATAATCAATCTTACTTACAAACGCTTAAAAGTGCTTCCAGCTACTTGGAAAATGCGTCCGGCGATTTGCAGCAACTTCGCGACACGCTACAGGACCAGATCGAATTCACGCAAAAGGAGAAAGAGATTCAATTGAAGCAGCGTGAAAAGCAACTAGAAGATCAGCAACGTCTACTCGATCGCACACGTGAAGCTACGGCGGAGGAGAACGTGCGTTTGCTCAATTTGGTGGAAATGCTAGAGAGTAAAGTTACCGAGATGACTAAGGTTGGACCTATTTGATCGGATGACTCATTTTATGacgtttttttaacaaaattttccattttctttcccAGATATCATCGCAAGAGCGCTGGGAATATCAGCAAAAATGTATCAAGCTAGAAGCAGAGCGGCAGAGCGTAGACAAGGAGAAACAGTTTCTTCGCGAGCGTCATGAACGGGAGGAGGCACGTATTGACGAACTGAAGCGCTTGCAGTTTGATGAACACTCTCGGTTGATGGATAAGGTGGCCCAGGAACGGCAAACTCTATTGGAGGAGAAAGCCAAACTAGAGACGATGGCGCAGCTAGCGTCCACCACCAACTCGATCGGTACGGGAACGTCGCGCCTTGAGGTGGAAGCCGCCCTCAAGGTGGCCGAAGAAGCCGCTCGCCAAGCCGATACAGAGAAGGAGCGCTACCTACAGATGCAGCGCCAGCTAGAGTCGAAACGCCGTGAAATGCAAACGCGCGAAAGCAAGTTGTGTGAAGCAAAAGATGAGCTGGAAGCGGCAATCGATCGGGCTTGTCAAAGGGAACGAAATGCCGAGACAGTGTATCGCAGTCTGCGTAAATCGGAACATAACTTGCAGCTCAAGATGCAACTGATACAGCGACAGTTTCGCGAAGTGTCCGAGCGGGAGGATCGTTTGGCTAAAGAAAAGATCGAGTTCAGTAAGGAACGGCTGGAGCTGCAGGCTGCCAGGCGCAAGCTGCTGCAGACCCGTTGCAGCCTATGCAAGATCGGCGATAAGTCGCAGGAGATAGCGGGTGATCTGCTTACCACCAACACGGATTCCGTAGCAGACGATTTGAAGCTGGAAGCTAACTTTGCCGAAATGCAGAACCGCTTGGATGTGGCCGGGTTGAGGCTGGATCAACATTTCGACAGCGATGTGGATCGGCAAATGAAACTGTTTCTCGAGCGCAATCAGACAGAGCAGTGTGACGATGTGGAGTTGACGGAAAGTCAGCGACGGCATCGTGAAATTGATCGTGACTTGGCTCTTTTGAACTTTGACGCACTATTTCCACAGCTACGTTCAGGTGAGGAAACGTAGAGGCCAATACTTGTAACCACTTTCTCTGGTAAGACAATAAAGTGTTCAAATGAATCGTTTTTAATACATCGCATATCGTATCGATTTCATTGCGATATAAGCTCTACTCATCACTGTTCACCTTAGCAGCTCTAATCGCTCTCCGGCGTCGTACggtttctttattttgcattAATATTTGAGCTGCCACGTTCCGTACTACGCGGCACATTTCACCAAAGTTTGTGTCACTGTAGTTGACGCTGGACTCTTCAACGATCCATTCGTGATGATTCCACAGCCTTTCGAATCCTCCTGGGACGAGAGAGTTGCATGCCCGGTACACGTAGGACATAACACCAACTAACTGCGGCCGTCCATCTGCGATCATCACCAACGGTCCTCCAACATTGCCCTAAAAACACAGCATGGTCACACACAGTACATGTACACTTGCAATTGATATGAGGTAAGCTAATCAATACCGTGCATATGCTGCCCGTGCCGTTCGTATAAACGCACACCCTGGTAACGTACACCAGGTCCTGCAAATCCCACGGACTCAGAAGCTCCTTACACTGATCGTTCGAAATCGCCCGAGCGTCCAATTTTTGCAACTTTTCTTTATAGTCATCCTGTGGGGCAGTATCctaaaatgataataattcACATCACAAACACAGAAGCAGGGATCCTTTAGCACCTTCTACCTTCTCGGCACCCCAGTCTGTGTACGATACTAAACTACCATCCGGGATGGGGCCGATGAGAAGTTCAATCGGCTGCACGAAACGGTTAAAATCAATGTACTCGCGCGTCCGTACTAGCGCAACATCGTTGCGGGCAGCTTCAAAATCGAACTCGGGATGATACGTGTGCGAATAGATCGTGTAGAACCGATCGTCTATTTTAGACTTGAGCTCTACTTGTCCCAGCCGGATGCGTGCCAATTCAGAAAGTGGTTGCCCCGGATAGGTGCGCATCAGTTTCCATATAAAAGAAGCTTGCGTAATGATGAAACGAACGTTGAGTATGGCTCCACTCCCCAAATGACGGTCTTGTTCGATTAAACGAAACGACGCCTGATACGGTACCTCCGACTGTGCCACATCTGTTCCGGCTGCCATTCTTTTATCCCGGGAAGCTTGTAAAGAGCCTTTGAAAAAAACGAATTTcaaattatatattttatgcaattttatataaaattattttataccTGCGTAGCTGCAGAGTATTGCTGCAAGAAGCAGCACATTCGCCCAATGTCCCATATCGATGATGGACAGTTCGCTACTGAATGGCTGATCTGTGCATTACAATTACATCAAGCATAAATTACCATGAACATTTGCATTCCACTGCTTAATCAAGTTATCAATCATTGAAGCTTTTATCGTCATAGGTAGGTAGTTTTGCTGCGAAACTCACATGATAAGCTAACGATGCATATCGATGAACCATTGGTGGAGTCACATCATGCATGTTGTTTGAATAACGATAACACATCATTATCAACTGATCAATTAGCTGCCAAACGTTTACATTTGGTTAGTACTGTTTCACACGAACCGTGACGCATCCGATAATACAGAATATAACAATAATACAACAACATTCTCAATATATGCATGGTCTTAATAGACTACGAAGCACTAGCAGCAGTGTATGTTGtaagtatttttattttctgacTCTAAGTAGTAATACagttgggttttgttttagtaGAACGCTATTTTGGCATCCATGCTATAAAAAGAGAATGCTTATGGGTCATAGCACTCTAACGTCTTGCACTTGCACAACCGCTTACGAAACACATCACCTTCAACAGCTATCTTTTCCTACGCCCTGCTCCTATCCGTAACATGCCCTCGTCGTAAAGGGAAGGTAAAATAGATTTCGCACTACACTCCATGTAATGTAACCTTCAAACCTGAACAGCAATAACTTATCGACAAAATAGTCGCACCGTAAATAGATCTTTCAAATATGCGTCTTTGTGTATATAATTTTAAACTGAACTGCAAATCGAGTGCAGCTGGtgattttgaattgaattatttgCTCATTAACGCCAATGCATATGctaaaacaatttttataaaaaactTTTAAACATGTCCTTCCTTTCCGCTAACTGTGTAGTCGtctaaaaaaacgaaaacccaACCGAAAGGCGTTGCAAAGCTGTTTCCAACATTCTCCTCTTGCTAATAATTTATAATGTATTCCTCTCTCAATGCAACTTTAAAGTGATttttagacattttttttttaattttaaatacaaACTTCATTCTTGGCCACTCAATTAGTCGACGTCAAACTCCACTGCCCTGTTTTACGCATTACAATAGTTTACAACGTCCATTTTAAAAAGGATACATCAAACATATTTTACGCTTGAAGGCTACTTCAGTTATCACGATTCTAGTAAGTGCTTTGCTGTTAAGCTGCTGCTCATCATTAGAATTGATTGCAAGGCGCATTTATGATGTGTTAAGAACCGAAGAGTACCGTTGCTCGTCTACCCTCTTTTGAAGCATGGATTTTGGAGGGATCTatcgtttgtaaacaaaaaccGTACCAGTATCATCATCAAGCGAGAATCATTCTCTGATAAATAAACTGCGTCTGCTCTGGGCCTTTCGAACGCAATCCTAATGTACCTTGTTCTTCGTTTGTCTAGCAATGTCTAAGAAATTATAGTCTAACAAGCTACGGTCGTCCTTTTGTGTTGTGTAGTTGCTAAATGTACTCagtaatatataaaaaaaaaacaatatattgCTTGGGCTTCTGCTTTCAATTCCATTAGTCGCACATCCGCGTCCTGTTTACCCTGACTTGTGTATTTTTCCGTCTATTTTTTTAGTATACGCTCTTTCCTACACTTTCTTCAATTGTGAGTAACATGTAACATGTAactatgttttgtttgattgtaaAAAGCGAATGTAATTTACACTAAGGCTCAACTAAACGGAACAAAATCAACCAGTTCAGTTTAGGCGGCTTTCACTTCCAGCAGCTGTGGATAGTTTTCCACCACGTTCAATAGCATCGTGTCGATGTAATGCTTCAGTCGTCGGTTCTCCTCTTCCTTCTCCTGGAATGCGACCTGGAGCTGTAACGAAGGTATAGTATACAGACCGTCAGTATCAAATGAGAAAGCTTATGTACAGCGTTATAAAGCCAAAGATTGTAAAAACTGTGCAACACACATAACCTACACCGCCAAACCAACGGTCATACAGTGGTATTAAGTAAAGCACGCTTAACACTGATTAGTTCTTAGTCGAATCGTGTAAAGAAACAACTTAGGAAGAGTATGTGAAATAAAATGCTTAATCAGAGACACATAGTAGTTAATATAAAACcagaaaatgtaaaacatattGCCCTGTTATATCAAAGAACGTATTTCAATATTAATTGTAGATAGAAGCCTAATCCATATACTTGTACAAAGGAAACTTGTACAAAGGAAGAGTAAATTATTTGATTAAAGAGACCGATAAACACCGTCCAAAATATCCCTTGTTTATAAAATGTTAACtatatcaaaatttcaaatttataaTGTAAACGTAGGTAAAGATTCGTCAATTATCGGAACAGTAATAGTATTTGGAAGTTATGACAAGATAGAACAAGGAAACGTTCAAATGTTAACGACTTACGTTGAATAAAACTAAATTAATACTTTACAAAGTGTCTCTTAGGGGGATTTTTTACGGACAGATGCACCACCGTACAACATTATTCAACCAAAGTAATTTTTTGAGTAATGTTAATTCCGCAAACCATATTACCTCACCCAACCCAAAGCTACTGCACAAAGATGTTAGTTTGTTTGTGGGtagtacaaaaaagaaacatcgaagaaaaaaaaacagtatccCCAGAAGATAAGTATGATTAGAAGCCGATCGTTTCGATCGCGAAACATGATTTGGAGCAGAGGAGCAAACAAAGACTATACGCCATCAGTACCGTCAAACTAACCTGTGTTAATGACGCTAAAGTGGTCGAATCAACGGTATCCTGTGAAAGGGggcgaaaagaagaagatacagAAGCGTGACACAATTGAGATAAACAAACAAGTGGACAAGTGTGTGGACCCGACCGACGACGCTCAACAGACGGATATTCGGTTCCGGTGGACGGATATCAACATCAAGTAGGAGGATAGCGGCGCATGACGCAACATCACCCTACAGTGTTGCGGTGAAATCTAAACTAAGTTAAGCTCTAGTGATAAGGGTCAAGACGTAACGTGATGGAACAACATACAGGCACGATAATGCAACAACACCCTAACCATCCTAGACGTAGTAGAAAAGCAAACGCTTTCTTTTCCCGTCCGCAAAAGCCACTCGAATCGAACACACTGTTGTGTTGTCTCGTTCCGAAACGTCGTTTTTACCTGATTTTGGCTCATGGCTTCTAGCTCTTGGGCCAAACTGTTCGAGGTCCCGTTCAGCAGATTACGTCCTTCCTCAATGCTACGGGTCAACATCATAGCCTGAAGCTCTTCGTTCGCTTCCTCCAGTGACTTGTTCTTCTGGCGCAATTCGTCCATTTCCTGATGCAATTCCTCCAGTCGCAGCGACTCGGGCGATGTTGTTGGCAGTGCGGGCCCACGCTCAGAACGCAGCCGTTCACATTCCTTGCCAAGCTCTACCATCAGTTCTTCTGCCGCTTGCTTCTCGGCTCTATGCCTACAAGTACAAGTAAATGCAGttatcagcaacaacaacataaaaaccGGAAACATATTATCATTCGCACAGTGTCAGTATGACGCACGAAAATCAATTGCAacataaactcactttttctCCTCTGCCCTTGCTTCCGCCAGATCCTGCTGCGAGATCATCAGCGAATCCCGAGCTTTCTCCAGCTTCTCTTCCGTCGCATGCAGATCGGCCGCCTGTTTGTCACTTTGCAGGCGCAATCGTTGGATCTCCTCGCGCAAGCTGGTTACCTCCATCTCCATCGTCCGTATCCGGATCTGACAGTTTTCATTCTGCAATTTTGCCTCCCGCTCGACGCGGGCCAGCAACTCCCTGTGACGCTTTTGTTCTTCAGCCAATCGTTCTTCCGCCCGCAATTCAgtctgaaaataaaaataacaacaagaaaacattagtaaacaaataaataacaagaGTTTTACAATGCAAATGCCAACGTCCGATCTCTCCACCACCGGATGAATGGCAATGCCCCCCACATTGGGTGGGGCCATCCGTTTCCGGCCAATCGAAGTATGACCATTCATGCGACACAAACATTAATCGAATcgaatcaacaacaacactcacacacatacacactggtGTGGTAGGTTCTCTGCGCAAATTACCGAGAACGTGCGTAGTTAGCAATAGAATGTAAGCCGTGAGTATCAAACTGTGGTTCAATTTGATTGTTACTTCGGCAATTACCTGTGTGACGGAATGATTTATGTTAAAAATACATCCCCTCTCTATGTCAATGAACTTCAGCTTGTATCAGCACAATCACTGGACATACAATCGTAACAGAAGCACTAGCAGCATAATATGGTGCGGTTCGGCCATACACGATCAACGAATCTTGCACAACCAACTATGaatattcaattaaatttcacccttcttcttttccaaccctttttgttactttcagTAAGCCTCACCTGCGATAATATCGTTCATGCCTTGCCTATGCGCTTCTGCCATTGCCCAAAAAGGGTCTGAGCAGTGAATTGGTAATCTATacctttatttaattttccttgATGGGCAGTTAGCTTTTCTTTTACCCATTACGATCATTCCATTCCTTCCTGTGTGCCTTTGGATGCCTATATTACGGCTTCGTCAGTTTCTGCAGCACATAATTTGATGTtggtttacagttttttttgtatgaattttaattaaaccaaCATGCCGCAAAAGATTTTAGATTAAGCAATCAACGACTTATTGTGTAAGTGTACGTTATGCTCAAACGTTATAAACTCAAATCTGTTATgataaaaaaagcataattAATATGGATCGTGTTCAGTTTtcccaaaaattatgtttctttGCAGCAAATGTACGAATGTGCGATGaaatttttccattttcttgtTGCGCTTGCACAGCGTCATATTCATTACGCATGTTGTTTAAGTAGGACTTAAGTGATGAATAGATCAGTGGCAAACTTAGTGGCATAAATAGTCAAAATCTTTGAAACAAATCCTGAAGAGTTCCaggtaaaaaaacacatcaataAACCCAGTGTCAAACTTCATGATAGTTCTAACGACGAAAAACAGCCTTACCATGACTCAACACACAGAAACTACACAATTGCAATAATATATAGTAGATGATGACTTATAACATCATATGTATGAATTA
This genomic interval from Anopheles merus strain MAF chromosome 3L, AmerM5.1, whole genome shotgun sequence contains the following:
- the LOC121598389 gene encoding rab11 family-interacting protein 4A isoform X3, giving the protein MNLTVSSYNLRDGRYASDYYIVMMAPSPSKSSKTQHPSFLITTDSVGTSPVPSSPPSTDAPKSQCSSLSDGESFECYGDNDISISETGGVDLELAPHLNSTTVGESNGNPSAASNSGITRHSWSRTSLRGAPKSHNDNLPNRRWGSMRHSTGKRQLGSNALANHLYRSSSFNSSGRSSNCDTAEDMYSDVSLEDVQDINHKLEILQRQVTNLADTQSNVDDRTSRTKTEYAVLQARYHMLEEQLRETELRAEERLAEEQKRHRELLARVEREAKLQNENCQIRIRTMEMEVTSLREEIQRLRLQSDKQAADLHATEEKLEKARDSLMISQQDLAEARAEEKKHRAEKQAAEELMVELGKECERLRSERGPALPTTSPESLRLEELHQEMDELRQKNKSLEEANEELQAMMLTRSIEEGRNLLNGTSNSLAQELEAMSQNQDTVDSTTLASLTQLQVAFQEKEEENRRLKHYIDTMLLNVVENYPQLLEVKAA
- the LOC121598389 gene encoding rab11 family-interacting protein 4B isoform X22, whose protein sequence is MTKPCYSTGKRQLGSNALAKSSSFNSSGRSSNCDTAEDMYSDVSLEDVQDINHKLEILQRQVTNLADTQSNVDDRTSRTKTEYAVLQARYHMLEEQLRETELRAEERLAEEQKRHRELLARVEREAKLQNENCQIRIRTMEMEVTSLREEIQRLRLQSDKQAADLHATEEKLEKARDSLMISQQDLAEARAEEKKHRAEKQAAEELMVELGKECERLRSERGPALPTTSPESLRLEELHQEMDELRQKNKSLEEANEELQAMMLTRSIEEGRNLLNGTSNSLAQELEAMSQNQDTVDSTTLASLTQLQVAFQEKEEENRRLKHYIDTMLLNVVENYPQLLEVKAA
- the LOC121598389 gene encoding rab11 family-interacting protein 4A isoform X10, which produces MDYYIVMMAPSPSKSSKTQHPSFLITTDSVGTSPVPSSPPSTDAPKSQCSSLSDGESFECYGDNDISISETGGVDLELAPHLNSTTVGESNGNPSAASNSGITRHSWSRTSLRGAPKSHNDNLPNRRWGSMRHSTGKRQLGSNALANHLYRSSSFNSSGRSSNCDTAEDMYSDVSLEDVQDINHKLEILQRQVTNLADTQSNVDDRTSRTKTEYAVLQARYHMLEEQLRETELRAEERLAEEQKRHRELLARVEREAKLQNENCQIRIRTMEMEVTSLREEIQRLRLQSDKQAADLHATEEKLEKARDSLMISQQDLAEARAEEKKHRAEKQAAEELMVELGKECERLRSERGPALPTTSPESLRLEELHQEMDELRQKNKSLEEANEELQAMMLTRSIEEGRNLLNGTSNSLAQELEAMSQNQDTVDSTTLASLTQLQVAFQEKEEENRRLKHYIDTMLLNVVENYPQLLEVKAA
- the LOC121598389 gene encoding rab11 family-interacting protein 4B isoform X20, which codes for MTKPCYSTGKRQLGSNALANHLYRSSSFNSSGRSSNCDTAEDMYSDVSLEDVQDINHKLEILQRQVTNLADTQSNVDDRTSRTKTEYAVLQARYHMLEEQLRETELRAEERLAEEQKRHRELLARVEREAKLQNENCQIRIRTMEMEVTSLREEIQRLRLQSDKQAADLHATEEKLEKARDSLMISQQDLAEARAEEKKHRAEKQAAEELMVELGKECERLRSERGPALPTTSPESLRLEELHQEMDELRQKNKSLEEANEELQAMMLTRSIEEGRNLLNGTSNSLAQELEAMSQNQDTVDSTTLASLTQLQVAFQEKEEENRRLKHYIDTMLLNVVENYPQLLEVKAA